In Debaryomyces hansenii CBS767 chromosome A complete sequence, a genomic segment contains:
- a CDS encoding DEHA2D00330p (similar to uniprot|Q03558 Saccharomyces cerevisiae YHR179w OYE2 NADPH dehydrogenase or uniprot|P41816 Saccharomyces cerevisiae YPL171c OYE3): protein MTGIQISSLKNTDLFKSLKVGQNTLSNKVVYPPTTRMRALEDHTPSDLELEYYGSRSKYPGSLLIAEATFVSEQAGLNGSVPSTWNSEPAGYVPGIWNEKHVKGWKKITDRVHENDSFISSQFWFLGRVGDPQLLKDHGLDYVAPSAIYPDQDFRNKAEAAENPLRALTEEEIHELIYETYTNAAKNAIAAGFDYIELHAAHGYLLDQFLNPATNQRTDKYGGSIENRARLVLELVDHLTTLVGASKLAIRISPWAKFQGMDAEKDSTHPITTLSYVLHELQKRADNGKGLAYVSVVEPRAQGGDDVEKSQQVGDNTFVGQIWKGVILKSGNYTYDAPNFKTLLNDISDNRTMVGFARYYTSNPDLVKRLYEGWDLTPYDRSTFYGSSNWGYNTFNSYNENREFTKDVESDILPEAIEEIDVK, encoded by the coding sequence atgactggaattcaaatttcatcattaaagaACACAGATTTGTTTAAGTCCTTAAAAGTTGGTCAGAATACTTTGTCTAACAAAGTAGTTTATCCACCAACCACCAGGATGAGAGCATTAGAGGATCACACACCATCTGATTTGGAATTAGAATACTACGGCTCGAGGTCTAAATACCCAGGGTCATTATTGATTGCGGAGGCTACGTTCGTTTCAGAACAAGCAGGTTTAAATGGTTCAGTTCCAAGTACATGGAATTCAGAACCGGCTGGTTATGTTCCAGGTATTTGGAATGAGAAACATGTAAAAGGGTGGAAAAAAATTACTGATAGAGTCCATGAGAACGATTCGTTTATTTCAAGTCAATTTTGGTTTTTAGGTAGGGTCGGCGATCCACAACTATTAAAGGACCATGGATTGGATTATGTTGCACCATCTGCAATTTACCCAGATCAAGATTTTAGAAACAAAGCTGAAGCTGCTGAAAATCCTCTTAGAGCCTTAACAGAAGAGGAAATTCATGAACTTATTTATGAGACATACACAAATGCGGCTAAGAATGCGATCGCTGCTGGATTTGATTATATCGAACTTCATGCAGCTCACGGATACTTGCTCGATCAGTTCTTGAACCCGGCTACAAACCAAAGAACTGATAAGTATGGTGGTAGCATCGAAAATAGAGCAAGGTTAGTTTTAGAATTGGTTGATCATTTAACAACTCTTGTTGGTGCAAGCAAATTGGCTATCAGAATTTCACCATGGGCCAAATTTCAAGGTATGGATGCTGAAAAAGATTCAACTCATCCTATCACAACATTAAGTTACGTCTTGCatgaattacaaaaaaGAGCAGATAATGGCAAGGGGCTTGCATATGTGTCAGTTGTCGAGCCCCGTGCTCAAGGGGGCgatgatgttgaaaagTCTCAACAGGTTGGTGATAATACATTTGTTGGACAAATTTGGAAGGGTGTTATTTTAAAGAGTGGAAATTATACCTATGATGCTCctaatttcaaaactttGTTGAATGATATTAGTGATAATCGTACCATGGTCGGTTTTGCCAGATATTACACTTCGAATCCCGATTTAGTCAAAAGATTATACGAGGGATGGGATTTAACTCCGTATGATAGACTGACTTTTTACGGTTCTAGTAACTGGGGTTATAATACATTTAATAGTTATAATGAAAATCGTGAATTTACTAAAGATGTTGAAAGCGATATATTGCCTGAAGCCATAGAAGAGATAGATGTCAAATAG
- a CDS encoding DEHA2D00308p (similar to uniprot|P38124 Saccharomyces cerevisiae YBR008C FLR1 Plasma membrane multidrug transporter) codes for MLSSFIGDSFVGRLVYHASGHKLFRYKEENENYTVPNKFLHFKAEANNEEGVKKDNIDPVSIKDEANEATLSSSKLGCNDLIIVDWESLTDPQNPKNWPLKYKIAIISQVCFLSCFVYLGSAIYTPGIDQLMLDLNTSYVLAILPLTMFVIGYGIGPMIFSPLSENAVFGRTSIYIVTLFLYCVLQIPVALAKDITSLSILRFLCGIFASPALATGGASIADILYLPYMPHGLAIWGFSCFCGISLGPFFGSILVVKDGWRWTFWFSLILSGICLIVLSLFLPETYDKTILFRKAKILREITGNKNIISKGEIENNAHTKKELVVEILWRPFEVTLLEPVVLLINIYISMVYSVIYIWYEAFPIVFTQTYKFTLVQTGTTYFTIMVGSLLGAIAYSTIIYHTFTKYLLADKSVKPEIFLFSSIIGSVLMPLGIFVFGWTSRSDYHWVGPIFGAIIFGMSALLNFQSLLQYLGVSFPRYVASVFASNDMFRSVIAGCFPLFARPLFNNLSNSSYPVAWGCTVLGFISLLMILIPVLFYINGHKLRAKSKFAGS; via the coding sequence ATGCTATCTTCGTTCATTGGAGACAGTTTTGTTGGTCGATTAGTTTATCATGCGTCCGGCCATAAACTTTTCCGCTATAAGgaagagaatgaaaattataCTGTACCAAACAAATTCCTTCATTTCAAGGCTGAAgctaataatgaagaaggtgTTAAAAAAGATAATATAGATCCGGTAAGTATCAAAGATGAAGCTAATGAAGCTACTCTCAGCTCATCCAAACTAGGATGCAATGATTTGATCATTGTAGATTGGGAAAGTTTGACAGATCCGCAGAACCCTAAAAACTGGccattaaaatataaaattgcGATTATTCTGCAAGTTTGCTTTTTAAGTTGCTTCGTCTATTTAGGGTCTGCCATTTATACGCCAGGAATTGATCAACTTATGTTAGATTTAAATACTTCTTATGTATTGGCAATACTACCCTTGACTATGTTTGTTATTGGGTATGGGATTGGGCCTATGATTTTTTCGCCTTTGTCAGAAAATGCAGTATTTGGAAGAActtctatttatattgttactctatttctttattgTGTTCTTCAAATTCCTGTTGCCTTAGCAAAAGATATAACGAGCTTAAGCATATTGAGATTTCTTTGTGGGATATTTGCGTCCCCTGCTCTCGCAACAGGGGGCGCATCGATTGCTGATATATTATACTTGCCATACATGCCACATGGACTTGCAATATGGGGTTTTAGTTGCTTCTGCGGTATTTCTTTAGGACCATTCTTTGGCTCAATTTTGGTTGTGAAAGATGGTTGGAGATGGACTTTCTGGTTTTCGCTTATATTATCAGGGATTTGTTTGATTGTATTATCATTGTTTCTACCAGAGACTTACGATAAAACAATATTGTTTAGAAAGGCGAAGATATTGAGAGAAATAACTggcaataaaaatattattagcaAAGGTGAAATCGAGAATAATGCACATActaaaaaagaattagtTGTGGAAATTCTATGGAGACCCTTTGAAGTGACTCTACTTGAGCCAGTTGTTCTCTTGATTAacatttatatttcaatggTTTACTCTGTAATATACATTTGGTACGAAGCTTTTCCAATAGTTTTTACACAAACCTACAAATTTACATTGGTTCAAACAGGGACAACTTATTTTACTATCATGGTTGGTTCATTATTAGGAGCAATAGCATATCTGACGATTATATATCATACTTTCACAAAATACCTCCTAGCTGATAAAAGTGTTAAGccagaaatatttttattttcttctataatTGGTAGTGTGCTAATGCCACTTGGAATATTCGTATTTGGTTGGACATCAAGGTCTGACTATCACTGGGTTGGTCCAATATTTGGTGctattatatttggaatGAGCGCgttattaaattttcaatcgCTACTTCAGTATTTAGGGGTGTCTTTTCCTCGCTATGTCGCATCAGTGTTTGCTAGCAATGACATGTTTAGATCTGTCATTGCAGGGTGTTTTCCTTTATTTGCTAGGccattatttaataacctatcaaattcatcttaTCCTGTTGCATGGGGTTGTACTGTATTGGGATTTATTTCACTCTTAATGATTCTTATTCCAGTTTTGTTCTATATCAACGGTCATAAACTACGGGCAAAATCTAAATTTGCTGGAAGCTAG
- a CDS encoding DEHA2D00286p (no similarity) yields the protein MVQFVKKNVSSSKLSSSFISRFLEMQEEHGSSVALNSTRKLAEKTSN from the coding sequence ATGGTACAATTTGTCAAAAAGAATGTTTCTAGCAGCAAATTAAGCTCATCCTTTATCTCTAGATTTTTGGAAATGCAGGAAGAGCATGGATCAAGTGTAGCACTTAATAGTACAAGAAAACTAGCAGAGAAGACCAGCAATTAA
- a CDS encoding DEHA2D00264p (no similarity) yields MLKSFVGLFLLCLSVGLAETFPSKAELEKLNATAKVTMLISNIPSEAHEYLRSGNGNRMPDTLFNQLEISQEFISAINNKKRNENFNALAFGFEDFDRILTNYSADATGVVKRAADLPVWVTPTRLKKYSFVTKYRLETARVWLIENWYDTKASFIDNITGFASLGTAIADMIIGSSGPECKGYIKWVEVDGLNWTCAVASWTSSGKKKCYTKGTGSMFSEPCDNSVQEANKRQMASFCLKGWNGGDFNADVRVMHPEITNANIWDLDCM; encoded by the coding sequence ATGTTAAAATCATTCGTCGGGTTATTTTTGTTATGTCTCAGCGTAGGGTTAGCTGAAACATTCCCCCTGAAGGCCGAGTTAGAAAAACTTAACGCAACTGCTAAAGTGACCATGTTAATAAGTAACATACCGTCAGAAGCACATGAATATCTCCGGTCCGGTAATGGTAATAGAATGCCAGATACATTATTTAATCAGTTAGAAATATCTCAGGAGTTTATTAGTGCGATCAACaataagaaaagaaatGAGAATTTTAATGCTCTAGCATTTGGGTTCgaagattttgatagaATCTTGACTAATTACAGTGCTGACGCAACAGGTGTGGTAAAAAGAGCGGCTGATCTACCAGTATGGGTAACACCGACGAGACTAAAGAAGTATAGTTTTGTAACCAAGTATAGGTTAGAGACCGCTCGTGTATGGCTAATAGAGAACTGGTATGACACTAAAGCTTCCTTCATTGATAACATTACCGGCTTTGCATCTTTGGGGACAGCGATAGCAGATATGATAATTGGTTCATCAGGCCCAGAATGTAAGGGCTACATTAAGTGGGTCGAGGTAGATGGATTAAACTGGACATGTGCTGTAGCCTCATGGACTAGTTCCGGCAAAAAGAAGTGTTATACTAAAGGGACAGGTAGTATGTTTTCAGAACCATGTGACAATAGCGTGCAAGAAGCTAATAAACGGCAGATGGCATCATTCTGTTTGAAGGGTTGGAACGGTGGTGATTTTAATGCAGATGTCCGTGTGATGCATCCGGAGATTACCAACGCAAATATATGGGATCTTGATTGCATGTAG